The Lactuca sativa cultivar Salinas chromosome 2, Lsat_Salinas_v11, whole genome shotgun sequence genome includes a window with the following:
- the LOC111916357 gene encoding multifunctional methyltransferase subunit TRM112 homolog A, which translates to MRLLTHNMLSSNIKGVINGFPLRIEVEKVVEKQVDFNPDFLKNMFSKIDWKALADASKIMGYAELPEEVPDASVLDSDEFLQKFHHALLELHLEEGALVCPETGRRFPVNKGIPNMLLHEDEV; encoded by the coding sequence ATGAGGCTATTGACCCACAACATGCTCTCTTCGAACATCAAGGGAGTAATCAATGGTTTCCCTCTCCGAATCGAAGTAGAAAAAGTCGTCGAGAAGCAAGTCGATTTCAATCCTGATTTCCTCAAGAACatgttctccaagatcgattggAAAGCCCTAGCGGACGCTTCAAAGATCATGGGATACGCCGAGCTGCCTGAAGAAGTCCCCGACGCGTCGGTGCTTGATTCCGATGAGTTTTTGCAGAAATTCCACCACGCACTTCTTGAACTTCACCTCGAGGAAGGTGCACTCGTTTGCCCGGAGACCGGTCGCCGGTTCCCTGTTAACAAGGGGATACCTAATATGCTTCTTCATGAAGATGAGGTGTGA